The Primulina huaijiensis isolate GDHJ02 chromosome 9, ASM1229523v2, whole genome shotgun sequence genomic interval CATTTATTACCAAATTGAAAATTTAGCTCAACTACAAATTGTCTGATTATtgaaatacaaattttttttaaaaaaaaaaaattggattcgAGCAATAATTCCTCGGACCCTTCAACTTATAATATTTTTCCCCTAAATTTAGATTGAACATTAATTTCATATTATGTTTTGTTTAAGGTAGCATTTGAAACATCTCTGTATTGTGACGAATTTGAAATCTACCCCAAATGAATTTACCAAAACAAATTAATGTGTTTGTcattataaatttgaaattcttaactccaaattcatcaatccaaatgcaaacttcataattaTTTCCTGGGTCATTTGATAGATTACAATTTCATCATAACATGAAAACATTTCAAATCATCCACTCAAACACTTCTTCAGATTCAATTCATTCAATCTGAAAGtttagcattttattttttagataaattttttttgaatattaaaattgttatATGTCATTttcaaaatacaaattaaaCGTACTATGAAATTACTCAAAATATCTCTTCCTCCATACAACATCAcagataatataatattttattttttagataaattttttttaatattaaaattgttatatataattttcaaaatacaaattaaaGGTACTATGATATTACTCAAAACATCTCTTCCTCCTTATAACATCACAACATATAATATAGATGACAGACATAACATACATGATACAGCTCCATTCGTGAGTATGATCATACAAGAAACGAAGAAAATTGGAGCCCTTAATGTGATTGTACATGCAAACAGGGACAATTCATATACTAAATGatgattaaaaagaaatatttttttagtatacAACAACTCAATCACAAAAAGTGGAGAGTTTGGAGTCGTAACAATCAGCTCTTCGACTTTGAATGCTTAACTAGCCAATCAATGACCTGATCGATGTTCGTGGAGTTCTTACACGATATCATGAAACAGCAAACCTCCCTATCTGTGATGTATTTCAAATCCCTGCACAACACAATTTGCTTAATTTAAAATCTGCTAGAAGAAAAACATGAAGAAGCAAATGATAGTTCACAGACATGATAGTTGAGCTTTCCATTTTGAAATTGCACTTCTAAACTTACATTTGTTCAGTTAAGGCTTGTTTAGATAGTGCCTGAGGTTTGTCGATCTTGTTTCCCAGTACCAGTAGAGGAATACCACTTAGAGATGGTTTGCTCAGCAAATCGTGAAGTTCACTTTTGGAGATATTGACGTTCTCATGATCAGCAGCATCAACAACGTAGCTACAAAAAATCGAGTTTAaaagatagtaaattcaagtgGTATTATATATTTAGACTTGGGCATCAAAAATTTCATCATTAGATATATTTAAGGATCATAATGCTTAGAAGATGCACAATCACTTGACCGCCATGATTTGAATTGGGAGTCTATTGGTCACTTTTCTTGGCTGTTTGTTTCAATATAGGAAAATGACTGTGCGGAAAGTGCAACACTAATAGTAGAATAAACTAAACCACAGAAGATGGAGATAGTAGCTCACACAATAGCAGAAACTGCACGACAGTATCGCTCCCACATGCTGCGAAATCTTGGCTGACCTCCTAGAtcccataattttattgtaACATTTCCTTTAGTGACCTTCCGCATATTAAATCCTACCTGGATGATAAAAAATACAACTAACATATTCAAATTAAATGTATTGTCAGTCTAGAAGATAACTATAACAATAACTAGATATAACTAATGTGGATTAAACCAGTAAAGTTACCGTAGGTATCATGTCTTCACTATATCCACCAGACTAACAAAAAGAAGAGAGACAAAGTAAATGCAAGTGCTTCGCCGAAAAATAAAGGAAATGCATGAAAATAGTTGTACAAATATGCACAAATGGATAATGCATATATTTACTTACAGCGACAACATTTACAAGTGAAGTTTTCCCAGCATTTTGAAGACCTATTAAAGAAAGTTCCATTTCTTGCTTGAAAAACAGGCTGCAAGAATTAcggaatgatgagaaaaaatataaaatacaagtCCAAAGCAAATGAGCAGAAtgataaacatatatttatattactTTTCTAAAGGCAAATTTGATGATCATTAAcattctaaaaataatcatcGATCCTAGTCTATCATCAACAAAATCACCAATAACCATATAAACTCTCCGTTCATATCTTGCATCTATATGAGTGAGTCACAGAAAAACAAATGATTAACTTCATACACCGATATAGATACTTGCAGcagaatttcatataaattttgcCAAACTGACTTTGACAACTCATGATGTTCTGATCACATTGAATAGCACATTGGTATATTTGAAGTTGGATAGACAAGTGCAAACAAACAGTTGCAAACTTAGCAAACAAATCAGTAGTCACCACGTGCTTTGAATTGGTTAATTACAATACTTTTGTTTGACTAAATTCAACATGTAAACACCTGAAAAACATTATTGCAACATGCAGTGTGATAATCACTACCAGAACATTAAGCTAGCAAGATGAATAAGACAACTAGGACTTTGCCAAAATTGATTTATTGTATAATTTGATTAGGATGATGACAACTGACAAGcccttcaaaaataatttttttttttttttataggaaacatatattttatttaatgaaaagaTACCATTACAATAATAAGCGGATGAGTTTTCCgcgaaatataagaaaatacaaCACTTAAGTCAATACGtgacaaaaataattttttacacAGGTCCACTAATGCTGTTCAAGTATATAATGATGATAATAAGATGGTGACGGATAAAATAGCTTCATGTGTTTCCAGTCAATGGCCAGCATGCACCACCTTTGAATGCATGTATCATTTAACTTTTTTGTAATATGTTATGAAATTTTACATGTAATTTGACAAACTGATAAGGATACTGAATCACCATCGTTTCTACAAAATATTACCTTAAAACAACATGTTAATGAGTATTATTACTGCATTACCAACCCTCGACAAATTTATGGGTACAAACTACAAACTTGGGAGAATACAGACTACAGAGTACTTATAGAGTACAATTTGGATTCTTGGACGTCGCTGAATCATGGAATTAATAAGAGAGACCACTTCCAACTAGCAGGACGAAGATGACTCATGGAGTCAAAAAACATACGTGATAAATAATAATCACAACAGGGTTATCTCAATCTGCTCAAGAAAGTggctaaaataaataaattgccATTCACCAAATAACAGCTGGTTTCTTTCAACCTATATActcataaattataaaaaaaaaaaaaaaaaatccaacgcAGAACATAAACAAACTGACTTTATAATTCCTAGGCAATGAAGACAAACAAAAATCAGCAAAAGAAAAAGGACAAAACAGTAACCAGACACATAAATCCTAGTATCCTACAACTAAAATTATAGTGTAAATCAACTCAATGCCAAACTAAAACCTCCAACAACAACAATCGCATTCATTTCCATGCATCTAATATCCGGGATGAAAGACAACAGATTTAAAAATAGCAGGAAGCAAACCTTCGCAGCCAATCGAGAAAAGCTTCCCAGAGACCCATGGCTTCCAATTGATCGCGATAGATCTCCAGAAATTGTTCTCCTCTTGGCGAGTTCGTGTGTATACAAGGAGAGgatatacacacacaaaaatgGCGAAATGATACCGACAGTGCAGCAGGTATATTTCAATGTACAATTTGTTTCGCGGACCAATGAGATAAGCGGGATGGCGCAGAGCGGCTTGATTGGGCCACTCGCGTAATTAAGCACGTGCTACTTTGCACACGCATATTTTGCACATGATAAATATGTACAGttctttttataattatcgaaagattaaagtgaaatttgacaaattatcaaATGACTAAAGTGATATTTAAattgttgtaattaaaaaaaataaaaacaaaagtatttgctgaaataaaaaaaattaataaaaacaaaagtgtaatatttaTATCACATATTGGTAAAATTAGAAGAGATAAAAATAGACCAAGACAATATTTTTGTCACTATTATAGAGATTctttataatagtaatagatataCCCATGTAATATACAGATTAACTTTaaccaaaataaaaacttttttcGTAGATAGATTTGTTACATATATTTGCTAACTTTTCTAAATAACACACTTTTGTGGAGTTGAGTAGTTGACAGATTTATACTTACTTTTACAAAATCTCAcatatttctaaatattttcacaaaatctTGTGATCTTATTTTGCACGACTTGTATTGACATTTGTAAACTTTTTCGTAAAACCATgtgaattttgtaatttatgattgttatttttaaaaaaatttcttggaactaaaggTTGAACGagaataacttttatttatttaaaaaaaattatttatcaatataattattttttacttattgatttaatttacgaaagataataaataattcaatactaaatttattgcaattaaACTTTAGTTATTCAAGTCAATTCAgtgtgtttatttaattaattgatatttaaaaaatgtgtaataataatttccaaTATTAGTAAATAATCAAACTCTTTACAaatatttcgtcctcgaaatcagaaCTAGAGTACAAataaaactgaataaaataTATTCATGATTACAACGatacaactcaaaacaaatgTAGATACTCTGAGCGAATACAGCTCCCTAACTCTCAAGTCGCCTCAGTGGTACCACAGTGTTGCTATTGCACTATAAGTGGAATGATCTTGTTTATGAGCTTATTTTCTTTCCTACTCAGAATTAAGAGTGGCTGCTCAACATAAGTCAAGTCTTCTTCGAGTTGCACATCTTTCGTGCCAAGAACGTGCGATTCATCTACTACACACCTTCATAGCAACGAAACGTTAAAGAAATTGTGAATGCTGGACTTATACGGCAGTAAAGCCAATCAATACGCCAAATTTCTAACACATTCCAAGATCTCGAAATGTTTGATGAATCTTGGGTTTAATTTTCCCTTTaagtccaaatctcatcaccctACGGAATGGTGAAACTTTAAGGAATACTTTTCCCATGTCTGAAACTATAGGGGTCTACGCTTTGGTATTCACGTAACTCGTTTGAAGATCTTGtgcaattttatttcttttcttgaTCAGTTCCACTTGGTCAATCACTTGTTGCACTAATTCAGATCATTGCACTTGTCATTACTttgtcccaaaacaatggagTACGACAACTTCTACCATACAATACTTCGaacggagccataccaatgTTGTTATGGTAGCTATTGTTTTACGCAAACTCCACAAACGACAGATAATCATGCCATGCTgatacaaaatccatagcacAAGCACGTAGCATGTCCTCGAATGTCTGAATGGTCTTGTTAGACTGACCATCAATCTCTGGATGATAGGCAACACTCGGACTCAATGTCGTTTCCAACACTTTTTGAAAAATTTCCCATAACCTTGAAGTAAAGCTTGAGTCTCTGTCACTGACTATAATTGTTGGCACAACATGGTATTTAAGAATCTCTTGGATGTCCCGACTATACGAAATGAAATGTGTTGATGTAGTCAGTCGGTCAACAACTACCCAAATGACATCACAATTTTTAGAAGACAACTAGCAAGTGGGTGACAAAATCCATTGTCACATGTTCTCAAAACCATTCAGGGATAAGAAGATTATGAAATAATCCTCCTTTTCGTCGATGTTCAGTTTTCTCTTGCTGACAAACTAAACACTTGATTACAAACTGGTAAAAATTTCTCTTCATACCTTTCCACCAAAACATGGTcttcaaatccttatacattttcatgTTTTCATGTTGGATACTCAACTTACTCCTATGAGCTTGAGATAAAATCACATCCCTTAAAATTCTTTGGAACTATGATTCTCCTTTACAGACAAAAGGTTCCATCCGTTTGAAACACAAAGCCAGATGTGTTGTCTCTGTTAATTAACTTTGTTAACTTTTTCACATTGGGGTCAGAAAACTTAGCTTATTTGATTTTGGCATACAACATAGGTTCAAATAAAATGCTCGTTACTCAAATTTCCTTTCTTATGACGGAAGTGGAATCTCAGATAACAACAATCTTGGATTACACTTGATATGAGACATGTCTGAAGTGTAGATAATCTCACATTGCGACTAAGAACATCAGCTGTGAGATTCGTTGATCTTGGATGGTACTTGATTTTGCAATCACAATACTTTAACAAATTCATCCATCTTTTTTGGCGTATATTTAACTCTGCTTAAGTTAAGATATACTTCAAGCTCTCATGatccataaaaatctcaaatctctctCCGTATAGATAATGTTGCCAAATCTACATAGCAAACACAATCGTTTCcaattccagatcatgaactggataattctcttcatgcttcttcaactgtctagatgaatatgcaatc includes:
- the LOC140984213 gene encoding ADP-ribosylation factor-like protein 8a produces the protein MGLWEAFLDWLRSLFFKQEMELSLIGLQNAGKTSLVNVVASGGYSEDMIPTVGFNMRKVTKGNVTIKLWDLGGQPRFRSMWERYCRAVSAIVYVVDAADHENVNISKSELHDLLSKPSLSGIPLLVLGNKIDKPQALSKQALTEQMDLKYITDREVCCFMISCKNSTNIDQVIDWLVKHSKSKS